One Rosa chinensis cultivar Old Blush chromosome 3, RchiOBHm-V2, whole genome shotgun sequence DNA window includes the following coding sequences:
- the LOC112192647 gene encoding isocitrate dehydrogenase [NADP], which translates to MAFEKIKVANPIVEMDGDEMTRIFWKSIKDKLILPFLDLDIKYFDLGLPHRDATDDKVTVESAEATLKYNVAIKCATITPDEARMKEFSLKQMWRSPNGTIRNILNGTVFREPILCKNIPRLIPGWTKPICIGRHAFGDQYRATDTVIKGPGKLKLLFVPEGKDEKTELEVYNFTGEGGVAIAMYNTDESIRAFAEASMNTAYEKKWPLYLSTKNTILKKYDGRFKDIFQEVYEAHWKSKYEAAGIWYEHRLIDDMVAYALKSEGGYVWACKNYDGDVQSDFLAQGFGSLGLMTSVLVCPDGKTIEAEAAHGTVTRHYRVHQKGGETSTNSIASIFAWTRGLAHRAKLDDNAKLLDFTQKLEEACIGTVESGKMTKDLALILHGPKLARNHYLNTEEFIDAVAAELKAKLS; encoded by the exons ATGGCGTTCGAGAAGATCAAGGTCGCTAACCCCATCGTCGAGATGGACG GAGATGAGATGACTCGAATTTTCTGGAAATCAATCAAGGATAAG CTTATTCTCCCCTTTTTGGATTTGGACATTAAGTACTTTGACCTTGGTCTTCCTCACCGTGATGCCACTGATGATAAAGTTACCGTTGAAAGTGCAGAGGCTACTCTTAA GTACAATGTAGCAATCAAATGCGCGACTATCACACCAG ATGAAGCTCGCATGAAGGAGTTTAGCTTGAAGCAAATGTGGAGGAGTCCTAATGGGACTATTAGGAATATTTTGAATG GTACTGTTTTCAGAGAACCGATTCTTTGCAAGAACATTCCTCGCCTAATCCCAG gttggACGAAGCCAATATGCATTGGAAGACATGCTTTTGGTGATCAATATCGAGCAACTGATACAGTTATCAAAGGACCTGGGAAACTGAAATTGCTGTTTG TTCCAGAAGGAAAGGATGAGAAGACTGAACTGGAAGTGTACAACTTTACAGGGGAAGGCGGAGTAGCAATTGCCATGTACAACACCGATGAG TCAATCCGTGCTTTTGCAGAAGCTTCTATGAACACAGCTTATGAGAAAAAGTGGCCTCTTTATCTTAGCACAAAAAACACTATTCTTAAGAAGTATGACGGAAG ATTCAAGGACATATTTCAAGAAGTTTATGAAGCTCATTGGAAATCCAAGTATGAAGCTGCTGGCATATG GTATGAACATCGTCTCATTGATGATATGGTGGCTTATGCACTTAAAAGTGAAGGTGGTTATGTTTGGGCATGCAAGAATTATGATGGAGATGTGCAAAGTGATTTCTTAGCTCAAG GTTTTGGATCTCTTGGATTGATGACATCAGTACTG GTGTGCCCAGATGGAAAGACCATAGAAGCTGAAGCTGCTCATGGTACAGTTACTCGGCATTATAGAGTTCACCAGAAAGGTGGTGAAACCAGCACAAACAGCATAGCTTCAATTTTTGCTTGGACGAGAGGGCTTGCACACAG GGCAAAGTTGGATGACAATGCTAAATTGTTGGATTTCACTCAGAAGCTGGAAGAAGCTTGTATTGGAACTGTGGAATCTGGGAAAATGACCAAGGATCTTGCACTAATTCTTCATGGACCTAA GCTTGCTAGGAACCACTACTTGAACACAGAGGAGTTCATTGATGCCGTGGCTGCAGAACTGAAAGCAAAGCTTTCTTGA